Proteins found in one Carcharodon carcharias isolate sCarCar2 chromosome 8, sCarCar2.pri, whole genome shotgun sequence genomic segment:
- the fabp6 gene encoding gastrotropin, whose protein sequence is MAFTGKYEAASQENYDDFMKVLKFSADIVEKGRNAKVITEVIQNGNNFTWSQIYPGGKTMKNTFVIGQESEMETMDGKKFKATVKMEGNKIVCDFPNYHHTSEIEGGNLVEISTCSGITYKRISKKLA, encoded by the exons atggCTTTCACTGGCAAGTATGAAGCTGCAAGTCAGGAAAACTACGATGACTTTATGAAGGTCCTGA AATTCTCTGCTGATATCGTCGAGAAGGGAAGgaacgccaaggtcatcacagaagtGATCCAAAATGGAAATAATTTTACCTGGTCCCAAATTTATCCAGGAGGAAAAACTATGAAGAACACATTTGTGATTGGCCAGGAATCAGAGATGGAAACTATGGACGGCAAGAAGTTCAAG gcaACAGTCAAAATGGAAGGAAATAAGATAGTTTGTGACTTTCCAAACTATCACCATACTTCAGAGATTGAAGGAGGAAATCTTGTTGAG ATCTCTACATGCAGTGGCATTACTTACAAGAGAATTAGCAAGAAACTTGCCTAA